The following proteins are encoded in a genomic region of Sesamum indicum cultivar Zhongzhi No. 13 linkage group LG8, S_indicum_v1.0, whole genome shotgun sequence:
- the LOC105168687 gene encoding acetylajmalan esterase-like, with protein MGYLCCNSVFICFFVLLLTGTISSQQPRCPFNYIYHLGDGVADNGNAIRTLPFGPGLPAARLPYGETYPGRPTGRWSDGRLIIDFAATVLGLTRLKPYLDTNTSSNDGVIFAVAGSPVLDRFFYLNKGVTIPNYAAPLNLQHNWFRRYLMNFVCSTPTECAGRLGDSLLLFGDIEGNDIHYPLLQGKSIQDIQTNYVPFVTQTTINTTRELIRAGAKRVIVPGNVPLGCYPYILSEFPSNDPTAYDDLGCLKSVNNLVLFKNNHLRTSLDSLKLEFPNVTILFADYFTTVKTVLRTSLPSFVNNTLLKTCCGIGGTYNYNRRRFCGSLGVPVCSDPSKYIHWDGIHLTQETNSRISQILVQQLLPALSCS; from the exons ATGGGTTATCTTTGTTGCAACTCAGTGTTCATATGCTTTTTTGTGCTTCTTCTAACTGGAACAATTTCATCTCAGCAACCTAGGTGTCCGTTCAACTATATATACCACTTGGGCGATGGCGTTGCGGACAATGGCAACGCTATTCGGACATTACCTTTCGGTCCTGGCCTCCCCGCTGCACGTTTGCCTTATGGTGAAACTTATCCTGGTCGGCCAACCGGCCGTTGGTCCGATGGTCGTCTGATCATAGATTTTGCAG CCACAGTATTAGGTCTCACACGGCTTAAGCCATATTTGGATACCAACACTTCTTCAAACGACGGTGTCATCTTTGCCGTGGCCGGAAGCCCAGTTCTTGACAGGTTCTTTTATTTGAACAAGGGAGTTACAATTCCGAACTATGCTGCTCCTCTTAACCTGCAACATAATTGGTTCAGAAGATACCTTATGAATTTCGTCTGTTCGACACCAACAG AATGTGCTGGTAGGCTGGGAGACTCTCTTTTGTTGTTTGGAGACATTGAAGGCAATGATATCCACTACCCTTTGCTCCAAGGAAAATCTATTCAAGATATCCAAACTAATTACGTACCATTCGTCACTCAAACCACCATCAATACTACAAGA GAGTTGATCAGGGCAGGGGCGAAACGAGTAATAGTTCCGGGAAACGTTCCCCTTGGATGTTACCCTTACATTCTAAGTGAGTTTCCAAGCAATGATCCGACAGCGTACGATGATCTTGGGTGTTTGAAGAGTGTGAACAATCTTGTTTTGTTCAAAAACAATCATCTTCGGACATCTTTGGACTCCCTCAAACTAGAATTCCCTAATGTCACCATCCTCTTCGCCGATTACTTCACCACTGTTAAAACAGTTCTTCGGACTTCACTTCCTA GTTTTGTTAACAATACATTATTGAAGACTTGTTGCGGAATCGGaggtacttataattacaacagAAGACGGTTTTGTGGATCCTTGGGGGTGCCGGTTTGCTCTGATCCaagtaaatatatacattGGGATGGAATACATTTGACCCAAGAGACCAACTCTCGGATCTCACAGATTCTTGTTCAGCAACTCCTTCCAGCTCTCAGTTGCTCCTAA
- the LOC105168688 gene encoding protein NETWORKED 3C-like: MELGNINNRCSRDDECSPYSWWWDSHHRRPSSSHWLHSTLSELDDKIKTILELIEDDGETFAKRAEMYYRKKPQLIDMIQDLHSSYRSLADKYDQLRSESSIKTSNNESISSPLRKMQPFEVKAPPNSPSLDQQTPNRCRSESYIEDYSSTADSESGTSSIGLITHADNKVWDEVTKFPSLLEETVGKQAELVRRNHAKRQVMNELWNENTTLLSRKTSSSSSSHKGASKGCKSHRRKFRSFFCLT; encoded by the exons ATGGAATTAGGCAATATTAATAACAGATGCAGCAGAGATGATGAGTGTTCTCCCTATTCGTGGTGGTGGGATAGCCATCATCGACGTCCTTCTTCCTCCCACTGGCTCCACTCCACTTTATCAG AATTGGATGACAAGATAAAGACGATATTAGAACTAATTGAGGACGACGGAGAGACTTTTGCTAAGAGAGCCGAGATGTACTACCGGAAGAAACCTCAACTCATCGACATGATACAAGATCTCCACAGTTCATACCGGTCCTTAGCTGATAAGTATGATCAGTTGAGATCTGAATCCTCAATCAAAACCTCAAACAACGAATCTATCTCAAGTCCCTTGAGAAAAATGCAACCCTTTGAAGTAAAGGCTCCTCCGAACAGTCCATCACTTGATCAGCAGACACCCAACCGCTGCCGTTCTGAATCTTACATTGAAGACTACTCTTCGACTGCAGATTCTGAATCAGGTACGTCCAGTATTGGCTTGATAACCCACGCAGACAATAAGGTTTGGGATGAAGTGACTAAGTTTCCGAGTTTGTTGGAGGAAACTGTGGGTAAGCAGGCCGAGTTGGTGAGAAGGAATCATGCCAAGAGACAAGTGATGAACGAGTTATGGAATGAGAACACGACTCTTCTAAGTCGGAAGACTAGTAGTAGTAGCTCAAGTCATAAGGGAGCATCCAAAGGATGCAAGTCTCATAGACGAAAATTCAGGAGTTTTTTTTGCCTCACATGA